ATTCTAAAATCTTCTAACTTTACCAGTATATGATATCACAGACATATTAGGATTCCTAGATATGATTTTTCTCCTGTTCATGGTGAAAAATCAATCAGGTCGAACAAAATATGATGAATATGTTCTAGGAAATAGGGATAATAGGAAATTTTCTTGGGCTTGACTGTTAAACAAAAGTTCAATCCAATGCTTATACTTGCGGGTAAATATTAGTTCTCTTTTTGTCAATCCTCGTATCACTTTGTATCTTAATTTTCTGAATGattgaaaaaggaaatatttcACTGGAAATACTGTCCTCTAGCTCATATACAGTGGTCTTATTAGGATACAAGAGCTACCATTATATCTGGcatattttcacttttttttggaGATTGTCGGCAGCAACAGTGACCCACTGAGGTAATAGAGCAAATGAAATGGTGCTAAGAGTGGCTTGTTTTGCTCATCCGTACTGTTTGCTGATTTGCACATTGTGATACAGGATGTTTTCGTCAATTCTTTTTCAATTTTGCTTATAATTAATTCTGACTTGGTATTCGgttttcttttcaacaaaagTATTTTGCTTTGTTTTTATCTTTTTTGTACGATGCAGTTTCTTGTTGAAAACTGATGTGTGATTTAGGTTCTTGAAGCTGTGCAAGGATGCTGGCGGGATCCAGAACTGGGACTTTCTCCATATGATGTGCACTCTCACTCAGGGTTTCTGAAGCATCTAATGCTTAGAACAGGCAGGTATTTGAATCCTCTTTCAGTCCTTGTGTGAATATAGCATTGAAGTCGCTTGTTGCATTAAGCATCACTTTCCTTTGTCTGGGGTTGGGGTAGTTGGAGTGCCTGAGGTGGCATGATATTAGTAGTAATCTTTGAGCATGTAAGTATGAATAAAACTTAACTACAACAACGAGATTTCAATCCTGAACTAGGGCATCGGCTGTATGAATCATCAGTTACCATTTCGCTCCAATTGGATCCGTTTCATTCTCTAAATCTTTCAGGACAAATAAGGGGTTCTCTAAATTAGGAGACGTTACTTTTTGGTGCTTAGTTCCAGGTTATGTTTGTAATATGAACaagtattttctttcaatttttagcTTCTTCCCTAAATTGTAAGGATAAGTATGCCTGCATTGTTGCTTAGTTTCTGTTGTACTGTATTTGGAGATAGTTATTATCATTTGGATGCTGTATCTTACACCTAACAAGAGTCTTGTCACTGTGTCAATCTTGCTTGCAGGAATGTTGAAACTGGTCTTCCTGAGCTTATGGTTAATTTTGTGACTTCTTCTTACAATCCTGAATGCTTGAGGCCCATTGTTGAGAAAATTGCAGCTATTCCTGAAGTGGTTGGTTAACATACTTGCAGATAATTTTGTTCTTTTGTCTATTAGGATGAAGAAATTCCAAAAATTAACTACTTACTTTGGGAGTCATATTACTTGACCAGTAAATTGCTTTTAATCCTGAACCAAATCCGCGCCTCCTAAGTCAAATTTTTAATCAACTCAACTCCTCTACATGTTGACTGGTTGTATCTTTTGAGATGATGTGTAGCCTTCTATATTCCACAACATTACCTTTCAATCGGTCACTGTAGATTTCTACGAAAATTCTCTTATCAACTTTTTTGATATTTACTCAGTTTTGCTCTTTTGATGTCTAACAGGTGAGCATTGTTAACAATGTGAACACTTCTATCGGCAACACATCCGTTGGGGAGAAGGAATATACATTGTATGGAAAATCTACCATTACAGAGATTCTAAGAGGGCTTACTTTCCAAATATCAGCTAACTCTTTCTTTCAGACAAACACACACCAGGTATTTGGTAAAGAAATGGAAGGGACCAGATCTTTGATTTTTTCTAGTTCACCTCCGGACCCTGTTCAATTTTCCATCTTATGATAAATTTGGTGCTAAATAAAAACTCTTGCACTTTTCAGGCAGAGATTCTCTATAAACTAATTGAGGATTGTGCCTTTCTTAAAGGAGATGGCTCTGAAATTGTTCTTGACTTATTTTGTGGGACAGGAACCATTGGCCTTACACTGGCCAAAAGGTAATAAATCTCATCCCTGATGCAAGTTCATGATTTTGCGTGTATGATATTACTACTATTTCAATTTGCAGGGTGAAGCATGTTTATGGTTTTGAAGTAGTTGCTCAAGCTGTCTCTGATGCACGTCAGAATGCCAAGTTAAATTGCATTGATAATGCAACTTTTATCGAAGGAGATCTGAATAAAATTGATTTGAACTTCGCCAGCAACTTGCCTAAGCCGGATATTGTCATCACAGGTTCGTTCATGTTTTTTATGGATAATTTATTTCATTTGACACTAGCTGTATTTTGTAAGTTGGCCGACCTCTTTAGGCTGGCTCTCTACGTGTGTCCCCTTTGAGAGGAAAAGATAGAATTTGGGGGGGAGTGTGGTCAGCATTCCTTATACTGTAAGATCAGTAGTTGTATTTGTATAAGAGGATTCATATGAAATGATTAATGTACTTAGGAAGTGATAAATTTGTTAAGAAAGGAAAAATTGTCACTGGCATGTTGCATCAGGAAGTTTGTCTTGTAAGTTGGCCGAGCTCTTTGGCGTTAGTTCTATACTCGTGTCCCCTACTCCCCTTCAGAAGAAAAGATTGAAATCAAACAAAAAATTTGTGAAGCTATGCCCTATTTTGACGTCTCAACCATAGAGAAGTTGTTTTCCTGTGGTAGATGATATTTGCAATTCTTGAACAAGATCTTTGCTGTTGTATTTTTACTGTTTTCAGTAAATGGCTGATGAGTCCAGTATTTAGTACTTAATCTACATGAAGTACTTGTTCCTGAGCAACTCTTTTTTATTTGATGAAGTAAGATAATTCATtaaaggcatcaagaagatgaAATAGGTAGGGAAGAGATAGAGTTAGCTCCACATGAGAGAATTATGCTAAGATCAGGGAGCTAACATAGTCCAAGAAAGGACCAGTACTATTTAAGGGGTTAGATTCGTCCAGCTACACGTCTAGCTTTTAGTGAGTAGTTTTGGGTTGAGATTCCATCAAATCTCCTGTGGTTTCTCTCTGGGATTGTTATCTAGATCTTTTTGATGGCTTTATCATTCTATATGAGCATCAGCATTCATAGGCTTCTTTAATTGATGGTGGCATGACCCAACTGCGTCCAAAAATAGAGTTATTGAGCAACTTATCGCTGATGGTTTGCGAAGTTTTTCTAATGGATAGGAATCGCTGTGATCTTGGTGTGTGTGGTACAGCTTTTGGGTAGTGCTTGATTCATGGAATTGCTTACATTCGTTTTTTGGTCATAACTGCAGATCCTAATCGCCCTGGTATGCACATCAAATTGATCAAATTTTTGCTAAAGTTAAAGGCAACACGCATTGTTTATGTATCGTGTAATCCTGCTACCTGTGCTCGTGATCTTAATTACCTCTGTTATGGTGTGGTGAGTATTTGAGTTATCATATTAATCCCACGAACATTTACAATTCAGTTTGCTAAAGTCCATTACATTTTCCAAATGCAGCCAGAGCAGAATATAGAAGGACATTACAGGCTGAGTAGCTTACAGCCAGTTGACATGTTTCCCCACACACCTCATATTGAATGTGTTTGCTTGCTTGAGCTTCAGTGAATACACTGGTTGTAAATATCTATGAATTTCTTATGTCCATTGCGTTCTTGCTGCGTTCTGGGGCTGTCGGCATAAACTCTTATGGGATTTAGAAGTTGAAGAATACACACGCACTCGTGCAGCGCAAACTGTTGGTGCTAGTGGTGAATAAATTTCATTCTACAAGTTTGCGATCTCGTG
This DNA window, taken from Nicotiana tabacum cultivar K326 chromosome 4, ASM71507v2, whole genome shotgun sequence, encodes the following:
- the LOC107787311 gene encoding uncharacterized protein LOC107787311, which gives rise to MAASTTFGLRSLPSNQWLHKLRTRTATASIRSRSFTTLASLSPVEDTEDIQLNINSNENVQATVPSTSNNNNVKSKKPYFPKRGQTLELVCESLAFKGKGVCKVADTGFVLMCDRALPGERFIGRVTRKRENYAEVKKLKTITPHLNYVEAPCEHASHCGGCKTQNLSYGAQLRAKEQQVRDLVVHVGKFSDREPVFADAMKPIVPCDIQFHYRNKMEFSFGPKGWVPAEQLQDDTEGSRYALGLHAPGCFDKILNVNKCLLQSDSGNEVLEAVQGCWRDPELGLSPYDVHSHSGFLKHLMLRTGRNVETGLPELMVNFVTSSYNPECLRPIVEKIAAIPEVVSIVNNVNTSIGNTSVGEKEYTLYGKSTITEILRGLTFQISANSFFQTNTHQAEILYKLIEDCAFLKGDGSEIVLDLFCGTGTIGLTLAKRVKHVYGFEVVAQAVSDARQNAKLNCIDNATFIEGDLNKIDLNFASNLPKPDIVITDPNRPGMHIKLIKFLLKLKATRIVYVSCNPATCARDLNYLCYGVPEQNIEGHYRLSSLQPVDMFPHTPHIECVCLLELQ